A portion of the Bacteroides faecium genome contains these proteins:
- a CDS encoding sulfatase family protein, with the protein MKHPLLFTVLSSTVCITTVNATNKTPENTAPTKSKAPNVVFIYADDLGYGDLQCYGAKNVETPNVNRLAKSGILFTNAHATAATSTPSRYSMLTGEYAWRKKGTDVAAGNAGMIIRPEQYTMADMFKSTGYTTAAVGKWHLGLGDKAGTQDWNAPLPCALGDLGFDYHYIMAATADRVPCVYIENGKVANYDPSAPIEVSYQKNFEGEPTGKSNPEMLYNLKPSHGHDMSIVNGISRIGYMKGGGKALWKDENIADSLTTHAIQFIEENKDKPFFLYFATNDVHVPRFPHDRFRGKNPMGLRGDAIVQFDYCVGEIMNTLEKLGLRENTLIILSSDNGPVVDDGYDDKAEELLNGHSPAGPLRGNKYSAFEGGTRIPAIVSWPAGVKKGITSDLLVSQIDWLASLASLTGAIMPKNTAPDSYNFLGSWLGKDKKDRPWVIEQASNHTLSVRTKDWKYIEPSNGPKMIQWGPKIETGNSKEPQLYKMQEVKEVTNYASQMPEKVTELQNILQSVRDGKDIIGK; encoded by the coding sequence ATGAAACACCCCCTATTATTCACCGTTTTATCCTCTACAGTCTGTATTACTACAGTAAACGCAACGAACAAAACGCCGGAAAACACAGCACCGACAAAGTCAAAAGCCCCTAACGTCGTATTCATCTACGCCGACGACCTCGGCTACGGAGACTTGCAATGCTACGGAGCCAAAAACGTAGAAACGCCCAACGTCAACCGACTGGCGAAATCAGGCATTCTTTTCACAAATGCCCACGCCACCGCCGCAACCAGCACCCCTTCCCGCTACTCCATGCTGACAGGCGAATACGCATGGCGCAAAAAAGGAACGGACGTAGCTGCCGGAAATGCCGGAATGATTATCCGTCCCGAACAATACACGATGGCGGATATGTTCAAAAGTACGGGCTATACTACCGCTGCCGTCGGCAAATGGCATCTGGGACTCGGCGATAAGGCGGGCACACAAGACTGGAACGCTCCCCTGCCCTGCGCACTGGGCGATTTAGGCTTCGACTACCATTACATCATGGCTGCCACAGCCGACCGCGTTCCCTGCGTGTACATCGAAAACGGGAAAGTAGCCAACTACGACCCCAGCGCACCTATCGAAGTAAGCTACCAGAAGAACTTCGAAGGCGAACCTACCGGAAAAAGCAACCCTGAAATGCTGTATAACCTGAAACCCAGCCACGGTCACGACATGTCCATCGTCAACGGAATTTCCCGTATCGGCTACATGAAAGGCGGCGGCAAGGCACTCTGGAAAGACGAGAATATAGCAGACTCACTGACTACCCACGCCATCCAGTTCATCGAAGAAAACAAGGACAAACCTTTCTTCCTTTATTTCGCAACGAACGACGTACACGTTCCCCGCTTCCCCCACGACCGTTTCAGAGGCAAGAACCCGATGGGACTGAGAGGTGACGCCATCGTACAGTTCGACTATTGCGTCGGCGAAATCATGAACACACTGGAGAAACTGGGACTGAGAGAAAATACCCTTATCATCCTTTCAAGCGATAACGGACCGGTAGTAGACGACGGATATGACGATAAAGCGGAAGAACTCCTCAACGGACACAGCCCTGCCGGACCGCTGAGAGGTAACAAATACAGCGCGTTCGAAGGTGGAACCCGTATCCCCGCCATTGTCAGTTGGCCTGCCGGAGTGAAAAAAGGCATAACTTCGGACTTATTGGTTTCACAAATCGACTGGTTGGCTTCCCTCGCTTCACTGACCGGAGCCATTATGCCCAAGAACACAGCACCGGACAGCTACAACTTCCTCGGAAGCTGGTTGGGCAAAGACAAGAAAGACCGCCCGTGGGTTATCGAGCAGGCTTCCAACCACACTTTATCCGTCCGCACCAAAGACTGGAAATACATCGAACCGAGCAACGGCCCGAAAATGATTCAATGGGGACCGAAAATAGAAACCGGAAACTCCAAAGAGCCACAACTCTACAAAATGCAGGAAGTAAAAGAGGTGACCAACTACGCTTCCCAAATGCCTGAAAAAGTGACTGAATTGCAAAATATTCTCCAAAGTGTACGCGACGGAAAGGATATTATAGGCAAATAA
- a CDS encoding TonB-dependent receptor translates to MKKIQSRNWYMRITILFLFIIPLSVSAAQEKVSVKGKAITVKEAINIIEKNSAYSFFFKSTDLDNKSRKDINCEGNLDKVLSEVLKGTNLKYVIKGKDVILSVNESKSVAPQQSKKKEEIIGVVIDYATSDPVIGATVQIKGAGTGVITDIDGKFKVNASPEDILTISYIGYQTMERKVGKQKLINIELREDSKALDEVVITAFGVGQKKASMVGSVQQIKPTELQVPSSSLSSSFAGRLAGVISVQSSSEPGADGANFWIRGKSSLNSNSALIVLDGVEISSSDLNALDPEVIEGFSVLKDATATALYGTRGANGVMIVTTKRGEDVLKPIINIRLEGSVRQLTNVPEFVDGVEYMKLYNEAKLTRGDNEGLYSEEKIAGTIAGTDPLKYPNVNWYDEMFNKLAFSERANLNIRGGKKAVHYFMSAAIKRDGGNMKSLSKDYFSYNNSISVIRYDFVNNLDIDVTKTTKVSMGLNASIRNWNGPTQDANNIFNLTRTTSPVDFPVLFPAQEGDTYIRWGGMSGGSNGNGGYNNPVAEYVKGYKSNESSTFQANLRLEQDLKFITKGLKVKALVSFKNYSTTVVSRTASYNQFQYATNSDNLEMVGSEQSTNLGIEGIKESTGTRKLYLQAYLDYTRTFGKHDVNAMFLYNQDETSNNKPTTLFESLPQRKQGIAGRLSYGYDNRYLIEGNFGYNGSENFAKGHRFGFFPSIAVGYNISEEKFWKPLSNIVNHLKLKASYGLVGNDYSSLRFAYLETIALNGAPKYTFGDKMNQGTAGPVWTRYYNPDLQWEVGKKLNMGFDMSLFHDVNISLDVFKERREKIYLSRSNSTPAFIGTGSTSIYGNVGEVDNRGFDFTVDYNKQINKNLFVSVKGTFTYAHNEIISYDDPPYQSSPQLSRVGHSIDQLKMYVAEGLFTQEEIDSPDTPEQTLGYIPRAGDIKYKDLNGDGQINTDDQTYIGNTTTPEIIYGFGSSVKYKKWDMSFLFQGAARRSLMMNGFHPFGSNANRGVMDFIAEDHWTEDNPNTNATYPRLSVTDNSNNNVNSTYWLRNGAFLKLKNAEIGYTHKFFRVYLSGSNLLTFSPFKYWDPEMGGGSGMSYPTARTFNIGFQFTFK, encoded by the coding sequence ATGAAAAAAATACAATCCAGGAATTGGTATATGCGAATTACCATTTTATTCCTATTCATCATTCCATTATCCGTCAGTGCAGCACAAGAGAAAGTGTCTGTAAAAGGAAAAGCTATCACCGTAAAAGAAGCAATTAACATTATTGAGAAAAATAGTGCATATTCTTTCTTTTTTAAATCTACGGATTTAGATAATAAAAGTAGAAAAGACATTAATTGCGAAGGTAACCTTGATAAAGTATTGAGCGAAGTCTTAAAGGGTACTAACCTGAAGTATGTCATCAAAGGCAAAGACGTTATCTTATCGGTAAACGAATCGAAAAGCGTCGCTCCACAGCAAAGCAAGAAAAAAGAAGAAATTATCGGTGTGGTTATAGACTATGCAACAAGCGATCCGGTCATAGGAGCTACCGTTCAGATAAAAGGTGCGGGAACCGGAGTCATCACTGACATTGATGGTAAGTTTAAAGTCAATGCTTCTCCCGAAGATATCCTGACGATATCTTATATCGGTTACCAGACAATGGAAAGAAAAGTCGGCAAACAAAAGTTAATCAATATAGAATTGAGAGAAGACAGCAAGGCCTTGGACGAAGTAGTCATCACCGCTTTTGGTGTGGGACAGAAAAAAGCCAGTATGGTAGGTTCCGTACAGCAGATCAAGCCAACCGAATTACAAGTTCCATCTTCCAGTTTAAGCAGTAGTTTTGCCGGCCGTCTGGCAGGCGTTATCTCCGTACAGTCCAGTAGTGAACCAGGTGCTGACGGAGCAAATTTCTGGATTCGTGGTAAATCCAGTCTCAACAGCAATAGTGCTTTGATTGTATTGGATGGTGTAGAAATCAGCTCCAGCGATTTGAATGCATTGGATCCTGAAGTAATCGAAGGATTTTCAGTTTTGAAGGACGCTACCGCTACGGCATTATATGGTACTCGTGGAGCTAACGGTGTCATGATCGTGACAACCAAACGAGGCGAAGACGTATTGAAACCCATTATTAACATTCGCTTGGAAGGCTCTGTCCGTCAATTGACTAACGTACCAGAATTTGTAGATGGTGTAGAATATATGAAACTCTACAACGAAGCCAAGTTGACACGCGGTGACAATGAAGGTTTATATTCTGAAGAGAAAATTGCGGGAACAATCGCCGGAACCGATCCGCTGAAATATCCGAATGTCAATTGGTATGACGAAATGTTCAACAAACTGGCTTTTTCAGAACGGGCAAACCTGAATATACGTGGTGGTAAAAAGGCAGTTCATTACTTTATGAGTGCAGCGATCAAGAGGGATGGCGGTAACATGAAGTCATTGAGCAAGGACTATTTCTCCTACAATAACAGCATCTCCGTTATTCGCTATGACTTCGTCAATAACTTGGATATTGACGTAACCAAAACGACTAAAGTATCTATGGGATTGAATGCCAGCATTCGTAACTGGAACGGCCCTACACAAGATGCCAATAATATTTTCAATTTAACACGTACTACATCTCCCGTTGATTTCCCTGTTCTATTTCCTGCACAGGAAGGCGATACCTATATCCGTTGGGGTGGTATGAGTGGAGGTAGCAACGGTAATGGCGGGTATAACAACCCTGTTGCCGAATACGTAAAAGGATATAAATCCAATGAATCCAGCACATTCCAAGCCAATTTGCGTCTGGAGCAAGACTTAAAATTTATTACTAAAGGATTAAAGGTCAAGGCTCTTGTTTCTTTCAAAAATTATTCAACGACTGTGGTATCACGTACTGCCAGCTACAACCAGTTTCAATACGCGACGAATAGCGATAATTTGGAAATGGTCGGTAGTGAACAGTCTACTAACCTAGGTATTGAAGGCATAAAAGAATCTACCGGTACTCGCAAACTGTACCTTCAAGCGTATTTGGATTATACCCGCACTTTCGGCAAACATGATGTCAACGCCATGTTCTTGTATAATCAAGATGAAACATCGAATAACAAACCGACAACATTGTTTGAATCCTTACCTCAAAGAAAACAAGGTATTGCAGGCCGTCTCTCCTATGGCTATGATAATAGATATCTGATTGAAGGAAACTTCGGTTACAACGGTTCTGAAAACTTTGCCAAAGGACATCGCTTCGGATTTTTCCCTTCCATTGCCGTAGGTTACAACATTTCAGAAGAAAAATTCTGGAAACCACTGTCAAACATAGTGAATCATTTGAAATTGAAAGCTTCTTACGGACTTGTCGGTAACGACTATAGTTCATTACGTTTTGCTTATTTGGAAACGATTGCTCTGAATGGAGCTCCCAAATACACTTTTGGAGACAAGATGAACCAAGGCACTGCCGGTCCGGTATGGACCCGATATTACAATCCGGATCTCCAATGGGAAGTAGGAAAAAAATTGAATATGGGATTCGATATGAGTTTGTTCCATGATGTAAATATTTCATTGGACGTATTCAAAGAACGACGTGAAAAGATTTATCTGTCACGCTCTAACAGTACCCCGGCTTTTATCGGCACAGGTTCGACTAGTATTTACGGCAATGTAGGAGAAGTTGATAACAGAGGATTTGACTTCACAGTAGATTACAACAAGCAAATCAATAAAAACCTGTTTGTATCTGTAAAAGGAACATTCACCTACGCTCACAATGAAATTATATCGTATGACGATCCACCTTACCAAAGCTCACCCCAACTGTCAAGAGTGGGACATTCCATTGACCAGTTAAAAATGTATGTAGCTGAAGGACTTTTCACACAAGAAGAAATAGACAGCCCGGATACTCCCGAACAAACGTTGGGATATATCCCGCGAGCAGGTGATATCAAATACAAAGACCTCAACGGAGACGGACAGATAAATACAGACGACCAAACTTATATAGGAAATACGACCACCCCGGAAATCATCTATGGTTTCGGCAGTTCTGTCAAATATAAGAAATGGGATATGTCTTTCCTCTTCCAGGGAGCAGCCAGACGTTCATTGATGATGAACGGTTTCCATCCTTTCGGCAGCAATGCCAATAGAGGGGTAATGGACTTCATTGCCGAAGATCATTGGACTGAAGATAATCCGAATACGAACGCCACCTACCCTCGCTTGAGTGTGACCGACAATTCCAATAACAATGTAAATTCAACCTATTGGTTGCGCAATGGCGCTTTCCTGAAACTGAAAAATGCAGAAATCGGTTATACACATAAATTCTTCCGCGTATACCTATCCGGAAGCAATCTGTTGACATTCTCCCCATTCAAATATTGGGATCCTGAAATGGGCGGTGGTTCCGGCATGAGCTATCCTACCGCACGCACTTTCAACATCGGTTTTCAATTTACCTTTAAATAA
- a CDS encoding RNA polymerase sigma-70 factor, translating into MTEEQAVTLLSKEDSHEAYSYLYEMYWSKVYNFARLYISSIDDAKEIVQIVFVKLWETRTFLKENESLKGYLFIITRNIIFNQKRRNFNEDFYKSSILDAYTEDNINDSCEAEEKMYALELSRFIDALIQSLPERQRECFLMSRVEKMTYREIGERMGISDRTVEVHIMRALKYLKKNIILFLIFLAQ; encoded by the coding sequence ATGACTGAAGAGCAAGCTGTAACATTGTTGAGTAAGGAAGATAGTCATGAAGCATACTCTTACCTGTATGAGATGTACTGGAGTAAAGTGTATAATTTTGCCAGGCTCTATATCTCTTCCATAGATGATGCAAAAGAAATCGTTCAGATTGTTTTTGTAAAGTTATGGGAAACCCGTACTTTTCTGAAAGAAAATGAGAGTTTGAAAGGTTATCTTTTTATTATTACCCGCAATATCATATTCAATCAGAAGAGAAGGAATTTCAATGAGGATTTTTATAAATCGTCCATATTAGACGCATATACGGAAGACAATATCAATGATTCCTGCGAGGCTGAAGAGAAGATGTATGCTTTGGAACTAAGCAGATTTATAGATGCTTTGATTCAGAGCTTGCCGGAAAGACAACGAGAATGTTTTTTGATGAGCAGGGTTGAGAAAATGACTTATCGTGAGATTGGAGAACGTATGGGGATTAGTGATCGTACTGTAGAAGTACATATAATGCGTGCTCTGAAATACTTGAAGAAGAATATAATTTTGTTCCTCATCTTTTTAGCCCAATAA
- a CDS encoding M60 family metallopeptidase, translating into MKKTFFNALMLSLSLLALGSSCSDGEETEALPVLEVETQTMNFETKASSQEIQITTNIPDLKVQVDKDATDWCSAIIDGDKLVVSVLENHNKDVRSTTVIVYRKAKSRKITVSQLGNGLAILVDPKLFKLESGDETEIKFKVTTNVEGLEIASPSWVVVPEIHPDDKTRAVTMTDHQYTYTVEGNITTEKRRGTIVVSAVDPELNLKVEIPIEQAGLPEYDPSGSEDLAEDIQITPDRGWASSSNARKIEGSFDGNKDGTRWHCAENQPCPHTIIYYFNNPVALDYIKYYSRQDGNKNGYFGETEILYSNDPNANENSEYTHITDKNFGGEVCEGTRVDFPQTVTAYAVKFIIKTGKGSGGGFENNLVACEEMEFFQKDTNVFDWRILFTDETCSKLKPEAQSEEYIKNNCPFDFYKNLALHLLNKTYDSEFRIQTYKAYPHPDIQAATNKTNPYSLLDNPTGIAVDDKESLVVFVGDMHGQEISLKVQNLDQEGVDGEGKDGFGGDIYPLVNGYNKLKISNKGLIYVMYHTSTLEEAETAQPIKIHFASGKVNGYFDSSKHTENDWYRLVNAATNKHFDVLGRYAHLTFETQHFKTTTKELIDLYDEVVYEEMKFMGLEKYDRMFKNRMYLNVMYKAYMYATSYHTAYNNNTMGTIASANSLKLNVWGPAHEIGHCNQTRPGLKWLSTTEVTNNICAMHVQTLFSEKYGSEIRLRDESLAGKGFTNRYEKAMTSTFTTSQALVTESDPFCRLVPFWQLELYINKVLGQEDYYKDLYELLRTEDDITSIGGNQIEFVRRASQVAKLDLAEFFTKWGFLNPVNQLVEDYAKGQMVITKEDADAIRTKTSVYSKPTHNFEYICEQNVDIYKKDAAIQRGTATRAGNKITMTGWQNVVAYEVYKGDKLVFVSPMQSFTISTDLVTLDGTTKVYAIPAKGNNKVEVTF; encoded by the coding sequence ATGAAAAAGACATTTTTCAATGCACTAATGCTATCGTTGTCACTATTAGCATTAGGCAGTTCGTGCAGTGACGGAGAAGAAACAGAAGCACTCCCAGTCCTGGAAGTCGAAACCCAAACAATGAACTTTGAAACGAAAGCATCTTCGCAGGAGATTCAAATCACGACCAACATTCCTGATTTGAAAGTACAAGTTGACAAAGATGCGACTGACTGGTGTTCAGCAATCATTGATGGTGATAAACTGGTAGTATCCGTACTCGAAAATCATAATAAAGACGTGCGTAGTACCACAGTCATTGTTTACCGGAAAGCGAAAAGTAGAAAAATCACAGTCAGCCAACTTGGTAACGGGCTAGCTATTTTGGTCGATCCGAAATTATTTAAACTGGAAAGCGGAGACGAAACCGAAATCAAGTTCAAAGTCACGACCAATGTTGAAGGATTAGAAATTGCAAGTCCCAGTTGGGTCGTAGTGCCAGAAATTCATCCTGATGACAAGACTCGCGCAGTAACCATGACAGACCATCAATATACATACACAGTGGAAGGAAATATAACTACCGAAAAACGCCGTGGAACCATTGTAGTCAGTGCAGTTGACCCTGAATTAAATTTGAAAGTCGAGATTCCTATCGAACAGGCAGGTCTGCCGGAATATGATCCGAGTGGAAGTGAAGATTTGGCGGAAGATATACAAATCACTCCCGACAGAGGATGGGCAAGTTCTAGCAATGCAAGAAAGATAGAAGGAAGTTTTGACGGCAATAAAGATGGAACACGCTGGCACTGTGCTGAAAACCAACCATGTCCGCATACTATTATTTATTATTTTAATAATCCTGTAGCCTTAGACTATATTAAATATTATTCCCGTCAGGATGGAAATAAAAACGGATATTTTGGTGAAACAGAAATCTTGTATTCCAACGATCCAAATGCAAACGAAAATAGCGAATATACACACATCACTGATAAAAACTTTGGTGGAGAAGTATGTGAGGGAACACGCGTCGATTTTCCGCAAACAGTGACAGCATATGCTGTTAAATTTATCATTAAAACAGGAAAAGGCTCCGGTGGCGGATTTGAAAACAATCTGGTAGCCTGTGAAGAAATGGAATTCTTCCAAAAAGACACGAACGTATTCGACTGGAGAATCTTATTCACAGACGAAACTTGTTCGAAACTAAAGCCCGAAGCGCAATCAGAAGAATACATCAAGAACAATTGTCCGTTCGACTTCTACAAAAACTTGGCGCTCCATTTATTAAATAAAACTTATGATTCTGAATTCCGCATACAAACTTATAAAGCTTATCCCCACCCCGACATTCAAGCGGCAACTAATAAGACCAACCCTTACAGCCTGCTTGACAACCCTACGGGAATTGCAGTGGATGACAAAGAATCCCTAGTTGTGTTTGTAGGAGATATGCACGGTCAAGAGATAAGTTTGAAGGTGCAGAACTTAGATCAGGAAGGCGTTGACGGAGAAGGAAAAGACGGATTCGGTGGAGATATCTACCCATTAGTTAATGGATATAATAAACTAAAAATCAGCAACAAAGGTTTGATATATGTAATGTATCACACTTCGACATTAGAGGAAGCCGAAACAGCCCAACCTATCAAGATACACTTTGCATCGGGAAAAGTAAACGGCTACTTCGATTCGAGCAAACACACAGAAAATGATTGGTATAGATTGGTAAATGCAGCCACTAACAAGCATTTTGATGTATTAGGAAGATACGCCCACCTGACATTTGAAACCCAACATTTCAAAACTACAACCAAAGAACTCATTGACCTTTATGATGAAGTAGTTTATGAAGAAATGAAATTTATGGGACTGGAAAAATACGATCGCATGTTCAAGAACAGAATGTACTTAAATGTCATGTACAAAGCATATATGTATGCAACCAGTTACCATACAGCCTATAATAACAATACGATGGGAACAATAGCTTCGGCAAACTCCCTCAAATTGAATGTTTGGGGGCCTGCGCACGAAATAGGACATTGCAACCAGACACGCCCCGGACTGAAATGGCTGAGTACAACAGAAGTAACCAATAATATCTGTGCAATGCACGTACAAACATTGTTCAGCGAGAAATATGGTTCCGAGATACGTCTTCGCGATGAAAGTCTTGCCGGCAAAGGTTTTACCAACCGTTACGAAAAGGCCATGACAAGTACCTTCACCACCTCGCAGGCGTTAGTTACAGAATCCGACCCATTCTGCCGCCTTGTTCCTTTCTGGCAATTGGAACTCTATATTAACAAGGTGTTAGGTCAAGAAGATTATTATAAAGACCTTTACGAACTGCTTCGTACAGAAGACGATATCACATCCATTGGCGGTAATCAGATTGAATTTGTAAGGCGTGCGTCCCAAGTAGCCAAGTTGGACTTGGCAGAGTTCTTCACCAAATGGGGATTCTTGAATCCGGTGAACCAACTGGTGGAAGATTATGCAAAAGGTCAGATGGTCATAACTAAGGAAGATGCTGACGCCATCCGTACCAAGACAAGTGTATATTCCAAGCCGACACACAACTTTGAATATATATGCGAACAGAATGTCGATATTTACAAAAAAGATGCTGCTATCCAGAGAGGAACAGCAACACGTGCAGGCAATAAAATCACAATGACAGGCTGGCAGAATGTGGTAGCCTACGAAGTCTACAAAGGAGACAAACTTGTATTTGTTTCCCCCATGCAGTCATTCACAATCAGCACAGACCTTGTGACTCTGGACGGAACGACAAAAGTATATGCCATACCGGCTAAAGGAAACAACAAAGTAGAAGTAACATTTTAG
- a CDS encoding RagB/SusD family nutrient uptake outer membrane protein, whose amino-acid sequence MKKFKNILIALSVVSLTGCDYLDVVPDEQTTEYNMYDTPTKAKNYLNACYGYIPNARASEALDKMTGGEIAVANEEKNAWSTFARGYYSPAAPSLAKTYWESCYNGIRTCWQFLSVVDKTPKLPEEDLTYYKAEAHLLIAYYHWLILRAFGPAIIIDHAYPETTPYIEYPERSTYDECVTFIDKQIQLAIDGGLKNDGQFFETTDYGRLTKWCALALRSRMYLYAASPLFNGNSEFYSNFKNSKGEHMISQEYSVEKWKKAAEVTKDAIDQMTAAGFRLYNKDDAGKAVAARPGMNDLYERAVRWAFIDNDGNNNEVIWGDTRPETAYMISNQSAPYQQKNDNGFKNAWSLIAPTMETVKRFYTKNGLPIDEDPDWEYSNNWSETSLLTAKNYSHDPDYLAGCPAAGLKKYAAGAPLLNDTVLNLNLGREPRFYAWIGFHNGPYEISNFYGVAITGNQANRMVKLDLKYNQEQGWDGRSTNYSISGYLNKKCVSPLYAKGPGADNYPYPVFRMAEMYLNYAEALIETQDETNFAEAKKYINFVRERAGIKGVDEAWKNSKSGAAYANSYKGLQAIVRQERQIEFYMENHRFWDLRRWKNAESLGEIPEGMNISGATDELFLGTIKKLNVLRNFAQKNYLMPIPASETDKVPQVIQNPGY is encoded by the coding sequence ATGAAAAAATTTAAAAACATATTAATAGCATTGTCTGTTGTATCATTGACCGGTTGTGACTATCTGGATGTCGTTCCGGATGAACAAACAACCGAATACAACATGTACGACACTCCGACAAAAGCAAAGAATTATTTGAACGCTTGCTATGGATACATCCCCAACGCACGTGCTTCTGAAGCCCTTGATAAAATGACAGGAGGAGAAATAGCCGTCGCCAATGAAGAAAAGAATGCCTGGTCTACATTTGCCAGAGGATATTATTCACCGGCTGCTCCCAGCTTGGCAAAGACATATTGGGAATCATGCTATAATGGGATTCGTACTTGCTGGCAATTCTTGTCTGTCGTAGATAAAACGCCCAAGCTTCCGGAAGAAGATCTGACTTATTATAAAGCAGAAGCACATCTGTTGATTGCATATTATCACTGGCTGATATTGCGGGCATTTGGTCCGGCTATCATTATAGACCATGCGTATCCCGAAACGACACCTTACATTGAATATCCCGAACGTTCCACTTATGACGAGTGTGTGACATTCATAGACAAACAAATTCAATTAGCAATAGATGGGGGCTTGAAAAATGACGGACAGTTTTTTGAGACTACCGACTATGGACGTCTCACGAAATGGTGCGCCCTGGCACTACGTTCACGTATGTACTTATATGCCGCCTCTCCCTTGTTCAACGGAAACAGCGAGTTTTACAGCAACTTTAAAAACAGCAAAGGCGAACATATGATTTCTCAAGAATATAGCGTTGAGAAATGGAAAAAAGCGGCGGAAGTTACCAAAGACGCAATCGATCAGATGACGGCGGCCGGCTTCAGATTATATAATAAGGATGACGCAGGAAAAGCTGTAGCTGCCAGACCGGGGATGAATGACCTATATGAACGCGCTGTACGTTGGGCATTTATAGATAATGATGGAAATAACAATGAAGTGATATGGGGAGATACACGTCCGGAAACAGCCTATATGATTTCCAATCAATCGGCGCCTTATCAGCAGAAAAATGACAATGGATTCAAAAATGCCTGGAGTCTGATTGCTCCGACTATGGAGACTGTGAAACGATTCTATACCAAGAATGGATTACCAATCGATGAAGATCCGGATTGGGAATATTCTAACAATTGGAGTGAAACCAGCCTGCTGACAGCAAAAAATTACTCTCACGACCCGGACTATCTGGCTGGTTGTCCTGCTGCCGGCCTTAAAAAATATGCTGCGGGAGCACCTTTACTGAATGATACCGTGTTAAACCTGAATCTCGGACGTGAACCTCGTTTCTATGCATGGATCGGTTTCCATAACGGCCCTTATGAAATCAGTAACTTCTATGGGGTCGCCATTACGGGCAATCAAGCGAATCGAATGGTCAAATTAGATCTCAAATATAATCAAGAACAAGGTTGGGACGGCCGTTCCACCAACTATTCGATAAGCGGATATTTGAATAAAAAGTGTGTCAGCCCACTTTATGCGAAAGGCCCCGGAGCTGATAATTATCCATATCCGGTATTCAGAATGGCAGAAATGTATTTGAACTATGCAGAAGCTCTAATCGAGACACAAGATGAGACAAACTTCGCTGAAGCAAAGAAATATATAAACTTTGTTCGCGAGCGTGCAGGTATAAAGGGAGTAGATGAAGCATGGAAAAACTCCAAATCAGGCGCGGCATATGCAAACTCTTACAAAGGTCTGCAAGCCATCGTTCGCCAAGAACGCCAGATTGAATTTTATATGGAGAACCACCGTTTTTGGGATTTACGTCGCTGGAAAAATGCGGAAAGTCTGGGAGAAATACCGGAAGGTATGAATATCAGCGGAGCAACCGACGAACTATTCCTCGGCACAATCAAAAAACTGAATGTGCTCCGCAACTTTGCACAAAAGAATTACTTGATGCCTATTCCTGCAAGCGAAACAGACAAAGTTCCTCAAGTTATTCAGAACCCGGGCTATTAA